A stretch of Crossiella cryophila DNA encodes these proteins:
- a CDS encoding zinc-dependent alcohol dehydrogenase, giving the protein MKRSARALWVIANGKCDLRPISLPDRGPGEVLVRTLYSGVSRGTETLVLRGGVPPNQHAVMRAPFQEGEFPWPVKYGYLNVGVVEAGAPELLGRTVFCLYPHQTHYVVPATAVTPVPESVPAARAVLAGTVETAVNALWDAPPLLGDRIAVVGGGMIGCSVAALLARFPGVRVELVDTDPGRAALAAALGVGFASPESALRDCDRVFHASASEAGLALALDLLAPEGEVIELSWYGDRRISLALGENFHSRRLRIRASQVGTVARPDRSYAQRLALSLDLLADPVFDALITGESPFDQLPEVLAGLADGSLPALCHRIAYHAAD; this is encoded by the coding sequence GTGAAACGTTCAGCAAGGGCACTTTGGGTCATCGCGAACGGAAAATGTGACCTGCGTCCGATCTCTCTACCCGATCGGGGGCCTGGCGAGGTCCTCGTCCGCACCCTGTACTCCGGCGTCAGCCGCGGCACCGAGACTTTGGTACTGCGTGGCGGAGTGCCGCCCAACCAGCACGCGGTGATGCGCGCGCCGTTCCAGGAGGGCGAGTTCCCCTGGCCGGTGAAGTACGGCTACCTCAACGTGGGCGTGGTCGAGGCCGGTGCGCCGGAACTGCTGGGGCGCACGGTGTTCTGCCTCTATCCACATCAGACCCACTACGTGGTCCCGGCCACCGCGGTCACCCCGGTGCCGGAGTCGGTGCCGGCCGCGCGGGCGGTGCTGGCCGGGACCGTCGAGACGGCGGTGAACGCGCTCTGGGACGCCCCGCCGTTGCTCGGTGACCGGATCGCGGTGGTGGGTGGCGGGATGATCGGCTGCTCGGTGGCCGCGTTGCTGGCCCGGTTTCCCGGTGTGCGCGTTGAACTGGTGGACACCGACCCGGGCAGGGCGGCGCTCGCCGCGGCCCTCGGCGTCGGCTTCGCCAGCCCGGAGAGCGCGCTGCGGGACTGTGACCGGGTTTTCCACGCCAGCGCGTCCGAGGCCGGGCTCGCGCTCGCCCTCGACCTGCTCGCGCCGGAGGGCGAGGTGATCGAGCTGAGCTGGTACGGGGATCGGCGGATCAGCCTGGCACTGGGCGAGAACTTCCACTCCCGGCGGCTGCGGATCCGGGCCAGCCAGGTCGGCACGGTGGCCCGTCCGGACCGCAGCTACGCCCAGCGGCTGGCCCTGTCCCTGGACCTGCTGGCCGACCCGGTGTTCGACGCGCTGATCACCGGTGAGAGCCCGTTCGACCAACTGCCCGAGGTCCTGGCCGGCCTGGCCGACGGTTCCCTGCCCGCGCTCTGCCACCGGATTGCCTACCATGCTGCCGACTGA
- a CDS encoding DoxX family protein: MSEPASVVRVIGTVALWVLRVLLAAYFLYSAYLLFGPGLAGKFDKIGFGQWLRYLTAVLEAAGAIGLLIPRLGGLAALGLVGVMAGAVATEVFLLNDLGGAQLPLILLALAAVIAVFRRQDITGALSLARTALAGNAAQPRHPAA; this comes from the coding sequence ATGTCTGAACCGGCATCCGTCGTCCGCGTCATCGGCACCGTCGCACTCTGGGTGCTGCGGGTGCTGCTGGCCGCCTACTTCCTCTACAGCGCCTACCTGTTGTTCGGACCCGGTCTGGCCGGCAAGTTCGACAAGATCGGCTTCGGCCAGTGGCTGCGCTACCTCACCGCGGTGCTGGAGGCGGCCGGTGCGATCGGCCTGCTGATCCCACGCCTCGGCGGACTGGCCGCACTCGGCCTGGTCGGCGTGATGGCCGGTGCGGTGGCCACCGAGGTGTTCCTGCTCAACGACCTCGGCGGCGCGCAGTTGCCGCTGATCCTGCTCGCGCTGGCCGCGGTGATCGCGGTGTTCCGGCGGCAGGACATCACCGGCGCGCTCAGCCTGGCCCGGACCGCTTTGGCAGGTAACGCAGCACAGCCACGTCACCCAGCCGCGTGA
- a CDS encoding RibD family protein, with amino-acid sequence MTRPQVLLSVAVSVDGYIDDLSAQRFPLSNAEDFDRVDQLRAESDAILIGAATVRADNPRLLVNCADRRAARVAAGLPEYPVKITVTGRGDLDPELKFWHCGGQKLVYTTDSGLPTATARVGGLAEIIALGGSVDLGALLDDLGARGIGRLMVEGGGSIHTAFLAQGLADEVRMAIAPMLIGQAAAPRFVNPAEFPGGPTRRFHLAEVTRLGDVAVLRYLPKRSGPG; translated from the coding sequence GTGACCCGTCCGCAGGTGTTGCTCAGCGTCGCCGTCAGCGTTGACGGCTATATCGATGACCTGAGCGCGCAACGGTTTCCGCTGTCCAACGCCGAGGACTTCGACCGCGTCGACCAGTTGCGCGCCGAGTCCGACGCCATCCTGATCGGCGCCGCCACGGTGCGCGCCGACAACCCCCGGCTGCTGGTCAACTGCGCCGACCGGCGGGCCGCCAGGGTCGCCGCCGGACTGCCGGAGTATCCGGTGAAGATCACCGTGACCGGCCGCGGTGATCTCGACCCGGAGCTGAAGTTCTGGCACTGCGGCGGCCAGAAGCTAGTCTATACAACGGATTCCGGCCTGCCGACCGCCACCGCACGGGTGGGCGGATTGGCCGAGATCATCGCCCTCGGGGGCAGTGTCGACCTCGGGGCCTTGCTGGATGACCTGGGCGCGCGCGGGATCGGGCGGCTGATGGTCGAGGGCGGCGGCAGCATCCACACCGCGTTCCTGGCCCAGGGCCTGGCCGATGAGGTCCGGATGGCGATCGCCCCCATGCTCATCGGTCAGGCCGCCGCGCCGCGATTCGTGAACCCGGCCGAGTTCCCCGGTGGCCCCACGCGGCGGTTCCACCTGGCCGAGGTCACGCGGCTGGGTGACGTGGCTGTGCTGCGTTACCTGCCAAAGCGGTCCGGGCCAGGCTGA
- a CDS encoding creatininase family protein, whose amino-acid sequence MLPTETTVDTRDRGATVALLPIGSHEQHGPHLPLSTDTLIACAIAREIAAAYPVRLLPPITISCSHEHAAWPGTVSISARTLYAVITDIADSLRRSGVPNLVLVNAHGGNYVLSNIVQEATGLALFPGSADWSIARNRAGIETSARSDMHAGELETSILLHTNPEVLKPGWETSDHLAEERPHLLTLGLSAYTESGVVGRPSLASAHKGAELLAGLVETFAHTLAILGR is encoded by the coding sequence ATGCTGCCGACTGAGACCACAGTGGACACTCGTGACCGCGGTGCGACCGTCGCGCTGCTTCCCATTGGCAGCCACGAACAACACGGCCCGCACCTGCCGCTGTCCACCGACACGCTGATCGCCTGCGCCATCGCACGGGAGATCGCCGCCGCCTACCCGGTGCGTCTCCTGCCGCCGATCACCATTTCCTGCTCGCACGAGCACGCGGCCTGGCCGGGCACGGTGAGCATCAGCGCCCGCACGCTGTACGCGGTGATCACCGACATCGCCGACTCGCTGCGCCGCTCCGGCGTGCCGAACCTGGTGCTGGTCAACGCGCACGGCGGCAACTACGTGCTGTCCAACATCGTCCAGGAGGCAACGGGATTGGCGTTGTTCCCCGGTTCCGCGGACTGGAGCATCGCCCGGAATCGGGCCGGTATCGAGACTTCCGCCCGCAGCGACATGCACGCGGGCGAGTTGGAGACCTCGATCCTGTTGCACACCAACCCGGAAGTGCTCAAGCCGGGCTGGGAGACCAGTGACCACCTGGCCGAGGAACGCCCGCACCTGCTGACGCTCGGCCTGTCCGCCTACACCGAGTCCGGGGTGGTCGGCCGGCCGTCGCTGGCCTCAGCTCACAAGGGCGCCGAGCTGCTGGCGGGGCTGGTCGAGACGTTCGCGCACACCCTCGCGATTCTTGGCCGGTGA
- a CDS encoding CDP-alcohol phosphatidyltransferase family protein: protein MTTLQHTTAPAVPEQALWAAAQVLLLALIGGLVGIGPVGWFTGFAYAIGTFVLVSHALRRAGTALGPADRVTLARGTLIGVVTALVAERTEQTALLVALAAIALALDCVDGQVARRTGTSSPFGARFDMEVDAFLILVLSAHVAFELGPWVLVIGAARYLFVAASWGLSWLRGALPHSLARKAVAAAQGVILVAATAEVIPFTAVLVGLALVTLLWSFGRDIAWLWRHAPVSVEGSRHV from the coding sequence ATGACGACACTTCAGCACACCACGGCGCCCGCCGTGCCCGAGCAGGCGCTCTGGGCCGCGGCCCAGGTCCTGTTGCTCGCCCTGATCGGCGGTCTGGTCGGCATCGGCCCGGTGGGCTGGTTCACCGGATTTGCCTACGCCATCGGCACCTTCGTCCTGGTGAGCCACGCGCTGCGGCGGGCCGGAACCGCGCTGGGACCAGCCGATCGGGTCACCCTGGCCAGGGGCACGCTCATCGGCGTGGTCACCGCGCTGGTGGCCGAGCGGACCGAGCAGACCGCGTTGCTGGTCGCGCTGGCCGCGATCGCGCTGGCACTGGACTGTGTGGACGGACAGGTCGCCCGCCGCACCGGCACCAGCTCACCGTTCGGGGCCAGGTTCGACATGGAGGTCGACGCCTTCCTGATCCTGGTGCTCAGCGCGCACGTGGCCTTCGAGCTGGGCCCGTGGGTGCTGGTGATCGGCGCGGCCCGCTACCTGTTCGTGGCCGCCTCCTGGGGCCTTTCCTGGTTGCGCGGCGCACTGCCGCACAGCCTCGCCCGCAAGGCCGTCGCGGCGGCCCAGGGCGTCATCCTCGTCGCCGCCACCGCCGAGGTCATCCCGTTCACCGCGGTGCTGGTCGGCCTCGCGCTGGTCACGCTGCTGTGGTCCTTTGGTCGCGATATCGCCTGGCTGTGGCGACACGCGCCTGTTTCGGTGGAAGGATCTCGCCATGTCTGA
- a CDS encoding lysylphosphatidylglycerol synthase domain-containing protein, with translation MRALWPWLRLLAGLGILVALGWRLGTGAFLDGLRSITLTSVLAALAIGLLTTLASAGRWQLVARGLGLRLGLGKAVADYYRGLLLNAVLPAGVLGDVHRAVSHGRESGDLGRGVRAVVFERFAGQVVLIGVGLAVLLTGTMPAVDLVPSPGVLGLVLAAAAVALVLVLRRVPAVRRELAATLTDARQLLASGSLLKVALLSAVALGGHLLLFVVAARAAGATASLGVLLPVFVLALLVMALPVNVGGFGPREAFLAVAFGAAGLGAAQGLTTGVVYGVLALVAALPGALVLWSPAKNREGVRERLDQPRQQLGALVS, from the coding sequence ATGCGCGCGCTCTGGCCGTGGCTGCGGCTGCTCGCCGGGCTGGGCATCCTGGTCGCGCTGGGCTGGCGGCTGGGCACCGGCGCCTTCCTGGACGGGCTGCGCTCGATCACGCTGACCTCGGTGCTGGCCGCGCTGGCCATCGGGCTGCTGACCACCCTGGCCAGCGCGGGCCGCTGGCAACTGGTCGCGCGTGGCCTCGGGCTGCGGCTGGGCCTGGGCAAGGCCGTCGCCGACTACTACCGGGGGCTGTTGCTCAACGCGGTGCTGCCGGCCGGGGTGCTCGGCGATGTGCACCGGGCGGTCAGCCACGGCCGCGAGTCCGGTGATCTCGGCCGGGGCGTGCGCGCGGTGGTGTTCGAGCGGTTCGCCGGGCAGGTGGTGCTGATCGGCGTCGGGCTCGCCGTGCTGCTCACCGGGACCATGCCCGCGGTCGATCTGGTGCCCAGCCCCGGCGTGCTCGGCCTGGTGCTGGCCGCGGCCGCGGTGGCACTCGTGCTGGTGCTGCGGCGGGTGCCCGCGGTGCGCCGGGAACTCGCCGCCACGCTGACCGACGCCCGGCAGTTGCTGGCCAGTGGCAGCCTGCTGAAGGTGGCGCTGCTGTCCGCGGTCGCGCTCGGCGGGCACCTGCTGCTGTTCGTGGTGGCGGCCAGGGCGGCCGGGGCCACCGCCTCGCTGGGTGTGCTGCTGCCGGTGTTCGTGCTGGCGTTGCTGGTGATGGCGTTGCCGGTCAACGTGGGCGGCTTCGGGCCGAGGGAGGCGTTCCTGGCGGTGGCCTTCGGCGCGGCCGGGCTGGGCGCGGCACAGGGCCTGACCACCGGTGTGGTGTACGGCGTGCTGGCCCTGGTCGCCGCGCTGCCCGGTGCCCTCGTGCTGTGGTCACCGGCCAAGAATCGCGAGGGTGTGCGCGAACGTCTCGACCAGCCCCGCCAGCAGCTCGGCGCCCTTGTGAGCTGA